The DNA region GTTTAATCCATTAACGTTCATCTGCTTATCCCCCGAGGACTATTCGTGACAGTGGTGCTAAATCATATCTGGCTAACGGCCACGGAGCCATAAACTTGATAACCCCACTGTTGCTTTACATTGAAATGTAAGATGGGTCACCTTTATAGCCGATTATAGACTGCAACTGCGACTATTTGCCCCATATGTCAGCATTGAGTGGTTGGCTGGTTGTTGTGGTTTTTTCTGTGGTTTTTTCTGTGGTGTTTTTGGTTGCTGTTGCTGTTGGTTGCCGCAGGTAGTCAGGTACGGGGAGCCCTTGCATGGTCAGATACAGACGCTCGACTTTAGCTCTTGCCCACGGGGTTTTACGTAGAAATTTAAGGCTGGACTTGATACTGGGGTCGTGGCTAAAACAGCGAACCTTGATCTGTTGTGCTAAACCATCAAAACCATAATGCTCCACTAGTGCTGTCAGTATATTTTCCAGCGTGATGCCATGCAGTGGATCTTTGTGATTAGCCTGTGGGCTGTGGTCTGCGGGCGTTACCAAAAGAAAACCTCATACTAATTGTTGGGAAGACTCGGACATTTTAGCACGAGTTCCGCATTAGCATGAGGCTTAACTATTTGCTACCAGTTACGATGAACCAAGTAGTCTAATGTTTTGCTTTATAAGCCTGTAATTGCTGCAAACCACCGGCATTGTAGACATCACTGTAACCCGCTTTTTCCAGTGCAGCTTTAGCAATCCCTGCACGATGGCCGCTGCGGCAATACAGGAGCAGCGGTTGGTCTTTCGCGAGCCCTAATTGTTGCAGTGCTGGTACTATCTGCTCATAAGGAATATTGGTGGCGTCAGCTAAGTGTCCGGCCGCAAATTCTTCAGCGGTGCGGACATCTATGACCTTGGCACCTTTAGAGATTTTTGCAAAGGCAGTGGCTGGATCTTGTCCGCCGTTGTTACCAAAGGCACGCAGACTGACGAACAACACCACAGCCAGCAGCACAAAAAAACTAATTTTCAACATCTTGTAAAGTCCCGATTATTTGCCCAGGGCGATTTCCGCTTCGGTTTTCATCCCTAACTTACGCATCAGCATACTGGCAGGGCAGACACGAGTGAAAGCACTCTGGAACAGGTTGGCACCCACAAACAGTGTCAGCCAGATAAAACCATGATGAACGGTTGCGGTGAGCAGCATTGACAGCATCACCATAAAACCGGCAAACGCCATTGTGGCACGTTCTACAGACATATTAAGCTCCTTTGGCTTCTTCGGCCATTTCGGTTAAATGTGCAATACGGTTACGCATTGCTGCATAGTAAAGAACAGGGATAACCACCAGTGTCAGCAGGGTAGAGATAAAGATACCGAAGATCAGACTGATAGCTAAGCCATTGAAAATCGGGTCATCCAGAATAAACAGCGCACCGATCATCGCCGCTAAGGCGGTAAGAATAATGGGTTTGGCCCTCACTGCGCCAGAGTGGATCACCGCTTCTTCAAACGGTCGGCCTGCCGCGGTTTCCAGATTGATAAAGTCCACCAACAAGATGGAGTTTCGCACTATGATGCCTGCCAGTGCGATCATGCCAATCATGGATGTTGCAGTGAACTGCGCTCCCAATAAGGCGTGCCCCGGCATTACCCCTATGATGGTTAATGGAATTGGCGCCATGATGATCAACGGTACTAGGTAGGAGCGGAAATGCGCCACAACCAGCAGATAGATGGCAATCATGCCGACCGCATAGGCAATGCCCATATCGCGGAAGGTTTCATAAGTGATCTTCCACTCACCATCCCATTTCACGCTGACGGCATTGAGGCCATCCGGCTGATGGACATAGTACTGGTCAAAGCCTAAGCCGTTAGGGCTGTTGATGTCAGACGCCATCTCAAACATACCGTAGAGCGGACTGTCCAGCGGCCCGGCCATGTCGGCCACCACCATGATCATCGGGATCATGTTCTTGTGGATGATCGGCATATCGATAGTACCTTTGTTGATCTTCACCAACTCTGACAACGGTACTGTGCCGCCAAATTGGCTATCGAGTTTCATCGACAGCAATTGGGTGAGATCTGGCTTATCGGCTTCATTAAGCTCCAGGCGGATCGGCACCGGAGATTTTTGCATACTCTTGTGCAGCACATTCACATCTTTGCCGCCCACCGAGGTTGCCACTAAATCTACAATATTGGCGTAAGGTACGCCCAGCAGGCTGGCTTTGCTGCGATCAATACTCACTTGCCATTTCTGCTGCATGGCAGGCAGGTAGATATCGATGTCTACCACATCTTTAGTCTTGTGGAACAAGTCCATCAATTCATGCGCCGCTTGCTCGCGGATGGATTCGCTAGGCCCATAAACTTCGGCAACAATGGGTGACCATACTGGCGGCCCCGGCGGCACTTCTACCACTTTGACATTGGCCTGATATTTTTCACCAATAACCTGCAATGGCCCACGTACGGCCAGCGCAATATTGTGGCTATCGCGATGGCGGTGGTGTTTATCGGTCAGATTGACCTGAATATCACCAGCTTCCTGAGTGCTGCGTTGGAAATAATGCCGCACCAAGCCGTTAAAGTTTATTGGCGCGTGAGTTCCTGCATACAACTGCATATTGCGCACTTCGGGCACGGTAGCCAGATAACCAGAGAGCGCTTTCAGTACTTTTTCGGTCTGCTCAACGGGTGTGCCTTCCGGCATATCAACAATGACCTGAAACTCTGATTTATTGTCGAAAGGCATCATTTTCAGCAAAACTAGTTGTGTCACTGGTAGCGCAATTGCCATTATGATCAATGCGGCTACACCACCGGCCAAACCTAAACGTGCTTTACGGCTGTCAAGAAATGGCTTGATCAAACGGTTGAAGATACCAAGCATACGCGGATTGACCGGATCCGGAGTGTGTTGGTTATCTTCTTTATGGGCTTTCAGCAGATGACGACTGAGCCAAGGTGTTACCACAAAGGCGACACACAAGGAAATTAGCATCCCCATACTGGCGTTGATGGGTATCGGGCTCATATACGGTCCCATCAGACCAGACACAAACGCCATGGGTAGCAATGCCGCAATAACAGTGAAGGTGGCCAGAATGGTTGGACCGCCCACTTCATCGACTGCG from Shewanella dokdonensis includes:
- a CDS encoding VF530 family DNA-binding protein — encoded protein: MVTPADHSPQANHKDPLHGITLENILTALVEHYGFDGLAQQIKVRCFSHDPSIKSSLKFLRKTPWARAKVERLYLTMQGLPVPDYLRQPTATATKNTTEKTTEKTTTTSQPLNADIWGK
- a CDS encoding YgaP family membrane protein; the protein is MSVERATMAFAGFMVMLSMLLTATVHHGFIWLTLFVGANLFQSAFTRVCPASMLMRKLGMKTEAEIALGK
- a CDS encoding rhodanese-like domain-containing protein produces the protein MLKISFFVLLAVVLFVSLRAFGNNGGQDPATAFAKISKGAKVIDVRTAEEFAAGHLADATNIPYEQIVPALQQLGLAKDQPLLLYCRSGHRAGIAKAALEKAGYSDVYNAGGLQQLQAYKAKH
- a CDS encoding efflux RND transporter permease subunit, which encodes MSKTTGTGISGRVAAMFQNSAITPLLALLGLLMGLFALIVTPKEEEPQIDVTFADVYIPFPGAKPAEVEQLVTLPAEEVISQIKGIDTLYSFSRPDGALIIVIFKVGVPRNDAIVKLYNQIYSNLDKLPSGAGVGQPQIKPMGIDDVPIVSLTLWSEDPQLSAQQLTHVAHGLETELKRIPGTREVSTVAPHDLVLNVRIDPQRMNYYGVSYDKIRTALTANNAVSMPVSLVQGNQEIKVQAGQFLQSVDDVKQLVVAVNTDANGHAAPVFLQDLADISLKADIPTASAWHYNTVRDGNKLQEGLFPAVTISIGKKPGENAVDVADAILAKVAQTRNVLIPEKVNITVSRNYGVTAADKSNTLIFKLIFATTAVVILVLFTMGLREALVVGIAISITLAITLFASWAYGFTLNRVSLFALIFSIGILVDDAIVVVENIHRHMAMGKRSFKELIPAAVDEVGGPTILATFTVIAALLPMAFVSGLMGPYMSPIPINASMGMLISLCVAFVVTPWLSRHLLKAHKEDNQHTPDPVNPRMLGIFNRLIKPFLDSRKARLGLAGGVAALIIMAIALPVTQLVLLKMMPFDNKSEFQVIVDMPEGTPVEQTEKVLKALSGYLATVPEVRNMQLYAGTHAPINFNGLVRHYFQRSTQEAGDIQVNLTDKHHRHRDSHNIALAVRGPLQVIGEKYQANVKVVEVPPGPPVWSPIVAEVYGPSESIREQAAHELMDLFHKTKDVVDIDIYLPAMQQKWQVSIDRSKASLLGVPYANIVDLVATSVGGKDVNVLHKSMQKSPVPIRLELNEADKPDLTQLLSMKLDSQFGGTVPLSELVKINKGTIDMPIIHKNMIPMIMVVADMAGPLDSPLYGMFEMASDINSPNGLGFDQYYVHQPDGLNAVSVKWDGEWKITYETFRDMGIAYAVGMIAIYLLVVAHFRSYLVPLIIMAPIPLTIIGVMPGHALLGAQFTATSMIGMIALAGIIVRNSILLVDFINLETAAGRPFEEAVIHSGAVRAKPIILTALAAMIGALFILDDPIFNGLAISLIFGIFISTLLTLVVIPVLYYAAMRNRIAHLTEMAEEAKGA